ACGTCGTCGGGAGGTTACAAGAAGGGAACATACTAAGAACTCCAATTACGAAGGGGCAAGCTGTTGAGCTTGCCCCTTTTCTGTTATTCCTGTCTTGAGACCTGAGACCTGAGACCTGAGACCTGAGACCTGCGACCCTTACTTGCTTGCCAGGCAGATGTCTATCGCTTCGTCCATCTTTTCGATGAACTTGAAGTCCATGCCGTTCTTGATGCTTTCCGGAACCTCCTCGAGGTCCTTCTCGTTGAGCTTGGGCAGGACGATGTTCCGTATCCCGGCCCGCCGTGCCGCGAGGACCTTCTGCTTTATACCGCCCACGGGCAGTACGAGGCCGCGCAGGGTGATCTCCCCCGTCATGGCCACATCGTTGCGGACGGGCTTGTCCGTGAGGAGCGAGACAAGGGAAACGAGCATGGTGATGCCCGCCGAGGGGCCGTCCTTGGGGATCGCCCCCTGGGGAACGTGAACGTGAAGGTCGTTCTTTTCGAAGAAGTCCTCGGGTATCTCGTAGTCGCCGTACTTGCTCCTGATGTAGCTGAGCGCGGCCTGTGCCGATTCCTTCATGACGTCGCCGAGCTGGCCTGTCAACGACAGGGCGCCCTTGCCGCGCATCTTCGTGGATTCGATGAAGAGTATGTCCCCTCCCGTCGGTGTCCAGGCGAGGCCCGTGGCCACCCCTGAATACTTTGTGCGTTCCGCCACCTCGGAGAAGAACTTGATGGGACCGAGGAAGGTGTGGATGCTCTCTGCGGTGATGGTCTGTTTCTCCGTCTTGCCCTGTGCCACGTCTTTGGCGACGGCCCGGCAAATGGCGGCTATCTCCCTTTCCAGGTTACGGACACCCGATTCGCGGGTGTAGGAACGTATGACGACCTTCAGGGCCTCCTCTTCAAACTCGATGTGGTCTTCGGAGAGACCGTGCTCGGAGCGTTCCTTGGGGATAAGGAACTGCCGTGCTATCATGAGCTTTTCTTCCTCGGTATAGCCGGGAAGCTCCAGGACCTCCATCCTGTCCTTCAGTGCCGGCGGTATGGGATCGAGCATGTTCGCCGTAGCGATGAACATGACCTTGGAGAGGTCGAAGGGGACTTCCAGGTAGTGGTCGCTGAAGGAGAAGTTCTGTTCCGGGTCGAGGACCTCGAGCAGGGCGCTCGAAGGGTCGCCCCTGAAGTCCGTTCCGATCTTGTCGACCTCATCGAGCATGAATATGGGGTTGTTGGACCCGGCTTTCTTGATGCCCTGCACGATCCGGCCGGGAAGGGCTCCCACGTAGGTGCGCCTGTGTCCCCGTATCTCGGCCTCGTCCCTTATGCCTCCGAGGGATATCCTCATGAACTTGCGGCCCAGGGCCCTGGCGATCGATTTGCCCAGCGACGTCTTGCCGACGCCGGGAGGACCG
The DNA window shown above is from Syntrophorhabdus sp. and carries:
- the lon gene encoding endopeptidase La; amino-acid sequence: MVIGLKNDKSIKDRMFIPAELPVLPLRGTVAYPDLVMPLIVGREKSIRLVDEAMSKDKMIAIITQKNPDIEDPGPEDLYTVGTVATIMKMVKMVDGSQRVVIQGLCRCKVIEFTEADPNIKANILPVFEDYQKDIEIDAMYINLKNLYRKAIEMAPYLSSELAQIASKVENPGNLADLIASTINISVIEKQEILEKIDLKERLKKATIYLNREVETLELSSKIQSHVKEGIDKTQREYYLREQLKAIQKELGESDDKINEVDELKKKIKEAKMPDEVRKVADKELDRLSKMSSMSAEYTVARTYLDWLTELPWSKATEDNLDIDGATKILDEDHYDLEKVKKRILEYLAVRKLKADMKGPILCFVGPPGVGKTSLGKSIARALGRKFMRISLGGIRDEAEIRGHRRTYVGALPGRIVQGIKKAGSNNPIFMLDEVDKIGTDFRGDPSSALLEVLDPEQNFSFSDHYLEVPFDLSKVMFIATANMLDPIPPALKDRMEVLELPGYTEEEKLMIARQFLIPKERSEHGLSEDHIEFEEEALKVVIRSYTRESGVRNLEREIAAICRAVAKDVAQGKTEKQTITAESIHTFLGPIKFFSEVAERTKYSGVATGLAWTPTGGDILFIESTKMRGKGALSLTGQLGDVMKESAQAALSYIRSKYGDYEIPEDFFEKNDLHVHVPQGAIPKDGPSAGITMLVSLVSLLTDKPVRNDVAMTGEITLRGLVLPVGGIKQKVLAARRAGIRNIVLPKLNEKDLEEVPESIKNGMDFKFIEKMDEAIDICLASK